One genomic window of Peromyscus maniculatus bairdii isolate BWxNUB_F1_BW_parent chromosome 2, HU_Pman_BW_mat_3.1, whole genome shotgun sequence includes the following:
- the Ttll10 gene encoding inactive polyglycylase TTLL10 isoform X6: MFKRISCPLYRGVISCRSFYLTSRHRGHTHRGRDGLGRRKLTRQRRAAKMALHPQVGRPHGHHRDGSEPQAEATAQDMGRHPSPGRVGPAVCPIRGLRSQAARRPRRGIGTTSSSRVPRSGALMPATRSRTRFIHCRGQPPRTHVSSKRPKRSRIRRCHPRVPDLLEEEEAARLPVTSLEGLFLEGDKQPNSGQGPFFYIGGTNGASIISNYCESKGWQRTQDSRCEDYKLKWCEIKCRDNYCSFREGQQLLFQLPNNKLLTTKIGLLSALREHARTLSKARLLPSTQAKVLKMEEFFPETYRLDIRDERQAFFTLFDETQIWICKPTASNQGKGIFLIRSQEEVAALQAKTQSIEDDPIYRKMPFRAPQARVVQRYVQNPLLLDGKKFDVRSYLLIACAMPYMVFFGHGYARLTLSLYDPHSSDLSGHLTNQFMQKKSPLYMLLKESTVWSMEHLNRYINDKFRKTKGLPRDWVFTTFTKRMQQIMAHCFLAVKSKLECKLGYFDLIGCDFLIDENFKVLSWEDEVWLLEMNSNPALHTNCEVLKEVIPGVVMETLDLALETCQKSLHSQKMLPLLSQRRFVLLYNGETTDLWPRLGGSRSLARLPPPPPPRPTCEVASSALSSVRAAADRPGARKPVPSRDAPLCTFRKSRLPDSSGGSGAESEPSLCSGSPEGSRDAVGEPSLGPPEEEHEEEQRSASHRGS, translated from the exons CAGACACAGAGGCCACACTCATCGAGGCCGGGACGGTCTTGGCCGAAGAAAACTCACCCGGCAGAGACGGGCTGCAAAGATGGCCTTGCACCCACAGGTCGGAAGACCTCATGGCCATCACAGAGATGGAAGTGAGCCACAAGCTGAAGCCACAGCCCAGGACATGGGGAGGCATCCTTCCCCAGGCAGGGTGGGACCAGCTGTCTGCCCCATCCGAGGGCTGAGATCTCAGGCTGCTCGAAGACCCCGAAGGGGTATAGGGACAACATCTTCCTCAAGGGTTCCTCGCTCTGGTGCCCTCATGCCTGCAACACGCAGCCGGACAAGGTTTATCCACTGCCGGGGTCAGCCCCCTCGGACCCATGTCAGCTCCAAGAGACCCAAACGATCCAGGATCCGTCGATGCCACCCTCGGGTGCCAG ACCTCCTAGAGGAAGAAGAAGCTGCCAGACTACCTGTGACCTCCCTGGAGGGGCTCTTTCTGGAAGGGGACAAGCAGCCCAATTCTGGTCAGGGCCCTTTCTTTTACATCGGAGGCACCAATGGAGCATCGAT AATCAGCAACTACTGTGAGAGCAAGGGCTGGCAACGCACTCAGGACAGTCGCTGTGAGGACTACAAGCTAAAGTGGTGTGAGATCAAGTGCAGGGACAACTACTGCAGCTTCCGGGAAG GCCAGCAGTTGCTGTTCCAGCTCCCCAACAATAAGCTGCTCACTACCAAGATCGGGTTGCTCAGTGCCCTGCGGGAGCATGCACGAACTTTGAGTAAAGCCAGACTGCTGCCCAGTACCCAAGCCAA GGTCCTGAAAATGGAAGAGTTTTTTCCAGAGACCTATCGGCTGGACATCAGGGATGAGAGACAGGCTTTCTTCACTCTATTTGATG AAACCCAGATATGGATCTGCAAGCCCACGGCCTCCAACCAGGGAAAGGGCATCTTTCTGATCAGGAGCCAGGAGGAGGTTGCTGCCCTGCAGGCCAAGACCCAGAGCATTGAGGACGACCCCATCTACCGCAAGATGCCCTTCCGTGCACCTCAGGCGCGGGTGGTGCAGAG ATATGTCCAGAACCCACTGCTGCTAGATGGGAAGAAGTTTGATGTGCGCTCCTACCTGCTCATTGCCTGTGCCATGCCCTACATGGTCTTTTTTGGCCATGGCTATGCCCGCCTCACCCTCAGCCTGTATGACCCTCATTCCAGTGACCTCAGTGGTCACTTGACAAATCAG TTCATGCAGAAGAAGAGTCCTCTGTATATGCTGCTGAAAGAGAGCACTGTGTGGAGCATGGAGCACCTCAACCGATACATCAATGACAAGTTTAGGAAGACCAAGGGCCTCCCCAGAGATTGGGTCTTCACCACCTTCACG AAGCGGATGCAGCAGATCATGGcccactgcttcctggctgtcaaGTCCAAGCTGGAGTGCAAGCTGGGTTACTTTGATCTCATTGGCTGTGATTTCCTGATTGATGAGAACTTCAAGGTGCTGTCTTGGGAAGATGAG GTGTGGCTGCTGGAGATGAACTCCAACCCTGCCCTACATACCAACTGTGAAGTCCTGAAGGAGGTGATCCCTGGAGTGGTTATGGAGACCTTGG ATCTAGCTCTTGAGACCTGCCAAAAGAGCTTGCATAGTCAGAAGATGCTGCCCCTGCTGTCACAGCGTCGCTTTGTGCTCCTTTACAATGGCGAGACCACGGACCTGTGGCCGCGCTTGGGGGGCTCACGCTCCCTTGCCCGCCTgcctccgccgccgcctcccCGGCCCACCTGTGAGGTCGCATCCTCTGCGCTGTCCTCAGTACGTGCCGCTGCAGACCGGCCTGGCGCACGCAAGCCGGTGCCTTCCAGGGACGCTCCCTTATGCACCTTCCGCAAATCGCGGCTGCCTGACTCCAGCGGAGGATCCGGAGCGGAGtctgagccctctctctgttctgggtCCCCAGAAGGCAGCAGGGACGCGGTTGGGGAGCCCTCCCTGGGGCCGCCCGAAGAAGAGCACGAGGAGGAACAGAGGAGCGCTAGCCACCGGGGCTCCTAG
- the Ttll10 gene encoding inactive polyglycylase TTLL10 isoform X13 produces the protein MFKRISCPLYRGVISCRSFYLTSRHRGHTHRGRDGLGRRKLTRQRRAAKMALHPQVGRPHGHHRDGSEPQAEATAQDMGRHPSPGRVGPAVCPIRGLRSQAARRPRRGIGTTSSSRVPRSGALMPATRSRTRFIHCRGQPPRTHVSSKRPKRSRIRRCHPRVPGWTHEKRMGSSVEEGLRPELSRLDQDADLLEEEEAARLPVTSLEGLFLEGDKQPNSGQGPFFYIGGTNGASIISNYCESKGWQRTQDSRCEDYKLKWCEIKCRDNYCSFREGQQLLFQLPNNKLLTTKIGLLSALREHARTLSKARLLPSTQAKYVQNPLLLDGKKFDVRSYLLIACAMPYMVFFGHGYARLTLSLYDPHSSDLSGHLTNQFMQKKSPLYMLLKESTVWSMEHLNRYINDKFRKTKGLPRDWVFTTFTKRMQQIMAHCFLAVKSKLECKLGYFDLIGCDFLIDENFKVLSWEDEVWLLEMNSNPALHTNCEVLKEVIPGVVMETLDLALETCQKSLHSQKMLPLLSQRRFVLLYNGETTDLWPRLGGSRSLARLPPPPPPRPTCEVASSALSSVRAAADRPGARKPVPSRDAPLCTFRKSRLPDSSGGSGAESEPSLCSGSPEGSRDAVGEPSLGPPEEEHEEEQRSASHRGS, from the exons CAGACACAGAGGCCACACTCATCGAGGCCGGGACGGTCTTGGCCGAAGAAAACTCACCCGGCAGAGACGGGCTGCAAAGATGGCCTTGCACCCACAGGTCGGAAGACCTCATGGCCATCACAGAGATGGAAGTGAGCCACAAGCTGAAGCCACAGCCCAGGACATGGGGAGGCATCCTTCCCCAGGCAGGGTGGGACCAGCTGTCTGCCCCATCCGAGGGCTGAGATCTCAGGCTGCTCGAAGACCCCGAAGGGGTATAGGGACAACATCTTCCTCAAGGGTTCCTCGCTCTGGTGCCCTCATGCCTGCAACACGCAGCCGGACAAGGTTTATCCACTGCCGGGGTCAGCCCCCTCGGACCCATGTCAGCTCCAAGAGACCCAAACGATCCAGGATCCGTCGATGCCACCCTCGGGTGCCAG GCTGGACCCATGAGAAACGGATGGGGAGCAGTGTCGAGGAGGGGCTCCGGCCTGAGCTAAGTCGGCTGGACCAAGATGCAG ACCTCCTAGAGGAAGAAGAAGCTGCCAGACTACCTGTGACCTCCCTGGAGGGGCTCTTTCTGGAAGGGGACAAGCAGCCCAATTCTGGTCAGGGCCCTTTCTTTTACATCGGAGGCACCAATGGAGCATCGAT AATCAGCAACTACTGTGAGAGCAAGGGCTGGCAACGCACTCAGGACAGTCGCTGTGAGGACTACAAGCTAAAGTGGTGTGAGATCAAGTGCAGGGACAACTACTGCAGCTTCCGGGAAG GCCAGCAGTTGCTGTTCCAGCTCCCCAACAATAAGCTGCTCACTACCAAGATCGGGTTGCTCAGTGCCCTGCGGGAGCATGCACGAACTTTGAGTAAAGCCAGACTGCTGCCCAGTACCCAAGCCAA ATATGTCCAGAACCCACTGCTGCTAGATGGGAAGAAGTTTGATGTGCGCTCCTACCTGCTCATTGCCTGTGCCATGCCCTACATGGTCTTTTTTGGCCATGGCTATGCCCGCCTCACCCTCAGCCTGTATGACCCTCATTCCAGTGACCTCAGTGGTCACTTGACAAATCAG TTCATGCAGAAGAAGAGTCCTCTGTATATGCTGCTGAAAGAGAGCACTGTGTGGAGCATGGAGCACCTCAACCGATACATCAATGACAAGTTTAGGAAGACCAAGGGCCTCCCCAGAGATTGGGTCTTCACCACCTTCACG AAGCGGATGCAGCAGATCATGGcccactgcttcctggctgtcaaGTCCAAGCTGGAGTGCAAGCTGGGTTACTTTGATCTCATTGGCTGTGATTTCCTGATTGATGAGAACTTCAAGGTGCTGTCTTGGGAAGATGAG GTGTGGCTGCTGGAGATGAACTCCAACCCTGCCCTACATACCAACTGTGAAGTCCTGAAGGAGGTGATCCCTGGAGTGGTTATGGAGACCTTGG ATCTAGCTCTTGAGACCTGCCAAAAGAGCTTGCATAGTCAGAAGATGCTGCCCCTGCTGTCACAGCGTCGCTTTGTGCTCCTTTACAATGGCGAGACCACGGACCTGTGGCCGCGCTTGGGGGGCTCACGCTCCCTTGCCCGCCTgcctccgccgccgcctcccCGGCCCACCTGTGAGGTCGCATCCTCTGCGCTGTCCTCAGTACGTGCCGCTGCAGACCGGCCTGGCGCACGCAAGCCGGTGCCTTCCAGGGACGCTCCCTTATGCACCTTCCGCAAATCGCGGCTGCCTGACTCCAGCGGAGGATCCGGAGCGGAGtctgagccctctctctgttctgggtCCCCAGAAGGCAGCAGGGACGCGGTTGGGGAGCCCTCCCTGGGGCCGCCCGAAGAAGAGCACGAGGAGGAACAGAGGAGCGCTAGCCACCGGGGCTCCTAG